In the genome of bacterium, the window ATGGGGCGTTCGGTGTAGAACAATAGTTTCTGTTCATCGATCTTGCCATTGAAATCGGCGTCACATGCTGATATCGGTTGTCATGTCCGGAAAGTGGCGGTTCCCTTCGGATGTGACGATACTGAAGCCCCGTGAGGATCGCTCATTCCAGGGTGGAAACGCCATCTCCCGCCATCTGGCCGCAATTTCGCCCCGAGTGGCGGTCGCCCGGGCCTGCCGGAACATGACAGCCACACGGCCGTCGGGGCCGCGAAAGGAAGATCCATGCCTTTGCAGGAAGTCGCCTCGTTCCAGGTCTCGCGACTGGAGATCCTGGACGAGCAGGGCAACGTGGACAAGGAGCTCGAGCCCGATCTGACGCGGGACCAGCTCATCGAGCTGTACCGTCACATGGTCTGGGGACGCATCACGGACGAACGGATGCTCAACCTGCAGCGCCAGGGCCGCATCGGCACCTTCGGCCCCAGCACGGGCCAGGAAGCGGCCCATTGCGCGCCCATGTTCGCCGCCACGGACCGCGACTGGTTCGTCGGGGCTTTCCGCGAGCACGGCGCCCGGCTGATGCGCGGCGAGAGCCTGCTGCGACAGCTTGTCTACTTCAATGGTTACGAGGAGGGCAACGTCAACGAGGAGGGTTCCAGCCCGCGCAACCTGCCCATCTCGGTGATCGTCGGCGCCCAGCCGCTGCACGCGGTGGGACTGGCCTACGCCATGCGCCTCAAGGGCGAGCCCGAGTCGGCCGCGCTGGCCTTCATGGGCGATGGCGCCACCAGCGAGGGGGATTTCCACGAGGCCCTGAACTTCGCCTCGGTCTGGAACCTGCCGGTCGTCTTCGTCGTGCAGAACAACCAGTGGGCGATCTCCGTGCCCCGCGCCAAGCAGACCAGGTCGGGCACCATCGCCCAGAAGGCCATCGCCTACGGGATGCACGGCGTCCAGGTGGACGGCAACGACGCCCTGGCCATGTACGTCGCCACCAGGGAGGCGCTCGAGCGCGGACGCCGCGGCGAGGGACCGACCCTGATCGAGGCCGTCACCTACCGCCTGATGATGCATACCACCGCCGACGACCAGTACAAGTACCGGACCGAGGAGGAGGAGAAGGTCTGGTGGCAGCGCGACCCGTTGCTCCGCTTCCGCAAGTACCTGGAAGCACGCAAGTTCTGGAGTGAAAAGGACCAGGCGGCCCTCGAGGAGGAGCTGAAGGCGCGGATGGACGAGCAGATCAAGGCCTTCGAGGCCAAGACCGATTTTCCGCCCGAAGCCCCGTTCGATCACGTCTTCGGTACACGGCACGACACGATCGAGGAGCAGAAGGCCGCGTTTCTGGCGGAGCTCGGGAAGGAGGCCGGCCATGCCTAAGCTCAACATGGTGCAAGCCATCAACCTGGCCCTGGACGAGGCCATGGCCGCCGACGATAACGTGATCGTGCTGGGCGAGGACGTGGGGGTCGACGGCGGCGTCTTCAGGGTGACCGACGGCCTGCAGGAGAAGTACGGCGAGGCGCGCGTCATCGACACGCCCCTGGCCGAGAGCGGCATCATCGGCACCTCGATCGGCATGGCCATGGCGGGGTTGCGGCCGGTCGGGGAGATGCAGTTCTCCGGTTTCTCCTACCTGATGATCCCCCAGCTCGAGGGACACGCCTCGCGCATGCGCTCGCGAACCCACGGGCAGTTCAACGTGCCGCTGGTCATGCGCCTGCCCTACGGAGGCGGCGTGCGCGCCCTGGAGCACCACAGCGAGAGCCGCGAGGCCACCTACGCCCATCTGCCGGGCGTGAAGGTCGTGATCCCGTCCGGGCCGCGCAACGCCCGCGCCCTGATGCGCGCGGCCATCGAGGATCCCGACCCCGTGGTCTACATGGAGCCCAAGCGTTCCTACCGGGCCTTCAAGGAGGACGTGCCCGCCGAGAGCGAGACCATCGAGATCGGCAGGTCCCGGGTCGTGCAGGAGGGCGCCGACATCACCGTCGTGGCCTGGGGCGCCATGATGCACACCACGCAGAAGGCCGTGGCCGAGCTCGAGAAGGAGCGCGGCGCGAGCATCGAACTGATCGATCTGCTGACCATCGCCCCCCTGGACGGGAACACCATCGCCGAGTCGGTGCGCAAGACCGGACGCCTGGCGATCGTGCAGGAGGCGCCGCGTTCGTTCGGCGCCGCCAGCGAGATCATCGCCACCGTCAACGACAAGGCACTGATGTACCTCGAGGCTCCCGTGAAGCGGATCACCGGCTACGACGTGGTCACGCCCTACTTCAGTCGCGAGTTGCTCTACATGCCGACGGTTGGCCGAGTCCGCCGGGGCATCGAGGAAGCGCTAGATTTCTAAGGAGATACCGATGTTCGAGTTCAAGCTGCCCGATCTCGGCGAAGGCATCCATGAGGGCGAAGTGCTCAAGTGGCACGTCCAGCCCGGCGACACCATCGCCGAGGACGCGCCGCTGGTGGACGTGGAGACCGACAAGGCCGCGGTCACGATCCCGTCGCCGCGAGGCGGCAAGATCGTCACGGTCGTCGGCGAGGTGGGCGACGTGGTCGAGACCGGACAGGTCATCGCCGTGATCGACGACGGCAGCGGCAAGGCG includes:
- the pdhA gene encoding pyruvate dehydrogenase (acetyl-transferring) E1 component subunit alpha; the protein is MPLQEVASFQVSRLEILDEQGNVDKELEPDLTRDQLIELYRHMVWGRITDERMLNLQRQGRIGTFGPSTGQEAAHCAPMFAATDRDWFVGAFREHGARLMRGESLLRQLVYFNGYEEGNVNEEGSSPRNLPISVIVGAQPLHAVGLAYAMRLKGEPESAALAFMGDGATSEGDFHEALNFASVWNLPVVFVVQNNQWAISVPRAKQTRSGTIAQKAIAYGMHGVQVDGNDALAMYVATREALERGRRGEGPTLIEAVTYRLMMHTTADDQYKYRTEEEEKVWWQRDPLLRFRKYLEARKFWSEKDQAALEEELKARMDEQIKAFEAKTDFPPEAPFDHVFGTRHDTIEEQKAAFLAELGKEAGHA
- a CDS encoding alpha-ketoacid dehydrogenase subunit beta — encoded protein: MPKLNMVQAINLALDEAMAADDNVIVLGEDVGVDGGVFRVTDGLQEKYGEARVIDTPLAESGIIGTSIGMAMAGLRPVGEMQFSGFSYLMIPQLEGHASRMRSRTHGQFNVPLVMRLPYGGGVRALEHHSESREATYAHLPGVKVVIPSGPRNARALMRAAIEDPDPVVYMEPKRSYRAFKEDVPAESETIEIGRSRVVQEGADITVVAWGAMMHTTQKAVAELEKERGASIELIDLLTIAPLDGNTIAESVRKTGRLAIVQEAPRSFGAASEIIATVNDKALMYLEAPVKRITGYDVVTPYFSRELLYMPTVGRVRRGIEEALDF
- a CDS encoding 2-oxo acid dehydrogenase subunit E2, yielding MFEFKLPDLGEGIHEGEVLKWHVQPGDTIAEDAPLVDVETDKAAVTIPSPRGGKIVTVVGEVGDVVETGQVIAVIDDGSGKA